Within Metabacillus sp. KUDC1714, the genomic segment GTTTGCATTCGCAACATTCTTCCCAGTGTTAACCATCCCGATTCCTGGGATTAAAATAACTCGAGGAGCTGCTTCAGAAATTTGGTCACCTTCATTTTTATTTCTTTCAAAATATGCTTTGTACTCTTCTTTAAAGCTTTCAATTCCAGCTTTTACTTTTTCTACTAAGCTAGCAACATCTTCTGTTTGTGGATTCCACTCAATGTATAATGGTGTCATTTTTGTATGAACTAAATGGTCAGGGCATGCAGCTCCAACTTGTGATAGTTCTGGTGCATTGTTACTGTTTACAAATTGCAGGACATCATCAGCATCGTCATATGTTAATAGCATTTTCTTTTCATCACTAACAGCACCACGGATAACTGGCATTACTTGCGCTAAAACATTTTTGCGGTCTTCTTCTGAAAGTGCTTCGTATTTTTGTCCGCCAAATACGTTTTCCTCTACAACTCTAGCTTGAATATATTGTTCTGCTTCATTGATAATTGAAATTGTTTTTTCATAGCTTTCTTCTGCTGTTTCTCCCCAAACAACTAGACCATGTTTTTCCATTAGAACTAGCTCTGCATTTGGATTATTTTTCACACCTTCAGCGATCATTTTTGATAATGTAAATCCTGGGCGTACATATGGTACCCATACGAAGCGGTCTCCGTAAATTTCTTCTGCAATTTGTCGACCGTTATCTGCACAGCAAACACTGATGATTGCATCTGGATGTGTGTGGTCAACATGTTTGAATGGTAAAAATGCATGTAAAAGTGTTTCGATTGATGCACGCGGGTGCTTGCTATCGATCATGCAATGCGCAAGATAAGCAACCATTTCTTCATCAGGCATTTCGTCTTTTTCAATTAAAGGACGGATGTCTTCCATTTTTAAGCCTGTAAAGTTATGAGTTTTCATCGTTGCTAAATCTGATCCGCTTCCTTTTACCCACATAACTTCAACATCACGGCCACGGAAATCCTTTTCAATTGTTTTCATTGACGTATTTCCGCCACCCCAGTTACAAACTGAGCGATCTGATCCGATTAGATTGGAACGATATACTAATTCCTCTACCCCTTGAGGTAATACTGAAGCTTGCTCTTTATTCCATAAACTTTGTACCATTTTGTTTCCTCCTCTATATTGTTTGTTTCTGTTTTTTCATTTGATTATCTGTTTTTTATTATACAATATGTTTGTTTATTTTTGAATATGTTTTTTGTTTATTTTTGAAATTCTTTTTATTTATCGTTCACCAGGATATAAGTTGCTTTAATCGGACCATGCACTCCAACAATTAAGTTCAGTTCAATGTCCGCACTATTACTCGGCCCTGTAATGAAGTCAATACAAGATGAGATTTTTTCTCCAGCTTGTACTTGTTTACTAATAATTGATGTAGCTTGTGTCATTCTCGGAACTAACGTACTTTTTGGCACAATTGCAATATAGGTTTTCGGTAATAAACTCACAGATCTACCCTTATTTTCGTTACTGAACAACACAACCGTACCTGATTCTGCTAAGGTAATATCACTGAAGGTGATTCCAACATCTGCTTTTTCAGCGGCTTGTATATTCTTTTCCTTTAATGCAGGATCCCAAATATGAACGCTGGTACCTTCGTTTGGTAATTGTGTGAGTAATCCTTCATCTAATCCAAATTCTCTATGGCGCTCGTCTTTCCAAGTCACGATACTACCAACCTCGTACTGTTCAAATACATTACGTATTGTTTGTGTAAGCTTTTCTAGATTTGTCTCAATAAACTGTGTATGAATGACTTCACAGTGTTTTTTCAGTACATCCACTAATTCATCTTGTGATGCATCTTTTAGTACCTCGAATTGTGGGGTAGTTGTCCAAACAGGCTTAGAGACATTTGTTTTTCGCTCACGACCAAGCTTAGCAACAACCGTATTTAGGAATGATTCTCGATTGTAAACTTGTCCTTTTCCCATTCCTATTCCTCACCTTTCTCTCTCTTTTTATACCAATCTCTAAATCTTTCTTTATTAGGTGCAGGAAAATCTCGAACATCTGTCCATGGTTTCATTGGACCAGGACCTTTTTGAATGCTGTTTGATTGTGTAAAAGGTGCCATAACGGTAGAAGCTGATTTTGTCCCCGCCTTATATAGACTTGGTGAACTGGCTGCTAACTGATATCCCTTCATTGCAAGTTTTTCTGCAAAAGGAGATTTTTTCTCATCCTCTACAATTTTTCTACGATGTTTAATCAGCAATTCGTGAAGTGGTATTTTCACAGGACATGCATCTGTACATGCAGCACATAGAGATGATGCATAGGGAAGCTCTTTATAATCCTCATAACCACCTAATAGCGGTGTTAAGACAGCACCGATTGGGCCTGCATAAATTGAACCATATGAATGACCACCAATATGGCGATAAACAGGACATACATTGACACATGCTGCACAACGAATGCAATTAAGAGCACTTTGGAACTCAGTACCTAATATATTTGATCGTCCATTATCAACAATGACAAGATGGAATTCCTCTGGACCGTCAACATCACCTTCATCCTTAGGGCCAGTTAAACCGGTAATATAACTTGTTAATTTTTGTCCTACAGAGCTTCGACAAAGTAAACTAACAAGTATATCTAGCTCTTCCCACGTAGGAACAATTCGCTCCATTCCCATTACTGTAATTTGCGTCTTCGGTAAAGCGGTTACAAGACCTGCATTTCCTTCATTTGTCACAAGACTAATTGAACCTGATTCTGCGACAGCGAAATTACAGCCTGTTATTCCTAAATCTGCGCTTAGAAATTCTTGACGGAGCTGTTCCCTTGCAAAAAGTGCAAGTTCTTCAGGAATTTCTGATTTATCATAGCCTCGTTTTTCTTTAAACGTGTCACGAATTTGTTCTTTATTTTTATGCAGTGCAGGTACAACAATATGTGATGGAGGATCATGATCATCAAGCTGGAGGATATATTCTCCTAAATCTGTTTCAATCACCTCACAGCCTGCTTTTTCTAAAGCTGCATTTAAATTAATTTCCTCTGTTACCATTGACTTTGACTTTACGACTTTCTTTGCTCGCTTTTCTTTTGCTACCTTCGAGATATACTCATTTGCTTCTTCCTTTGTTGAAGCAAAGAATACGTGACCGCCACGCTTTGTTACATTTTCACTAAGTTGTTCTAAATAATAATCAATATTTTCAAGCGTGTGAGTTCTGATTTCCTCACCAAGCTTACGCCATTCTTCCCAATTACCTAGCTCTTCTACAGCTGCTAAGCGTTTGCCTTGCATCCGCTCCTGAGCAGAGACGACAGCATTACGCATAAATGTATTTTGAACCCCTTTATCTACTCGTTCAAAGAACTTATCTTCACCAATTTTCATTGCCATGGTTATTTCACCTCACTATTCAGTACTTCAGCAATATGCATAACCTTGATTGGTTTTCCTTTTCGGTTAATTCTTCCACCGATATTCATTAAACAACCACAATCAGCACCAATTAAAATGTCTGCTCCAGTTTCCTCAACATGCTGTACTTTTTCATCTACCATCTGTTCAGATATTGGCACCATTTTCACAGAAAACGTTCCACCAAATCCACAACAATCTTGGCTATTCGGAAGTGGTTTAACCTCCAAGCCTTCTACATGATCTAGAAGCTTTCCAGGAGCATCCTTCACCCCGAGCAGCCGTGTCATGTGACAAGATTTATGATAGGTAGCACATGCTGGTAAACTCGCATTCACGTTTTCTACCTTTAATACTTCAACAATAAACTGTGTTAATTCAAATGATTTACTTGCTAATTTTTCTGCTTTTTCTTTCCAAGCAGGTTCATTTTCAAATAAATGACCATACTCACGTAGCATTGCTACACATGAACCAGATGGTCCAACCACATAATCTGAATCCTCAAACGTTCGAATCATATGTTTTGCAACTTCCTTTGTTTCCTTATGATAACCACTATTATAAGCAGGCTGACCACAGCATGTTTGTTGTTCAGGAAAATCTACTTCACAGCCAAGTTTCTCTAAAAGCTCTACTGTATGCTTCCCAACGTTCGAATAAAAAACATCTGCTAAGCAAGTAATAAAAAGAGAGACCTTCATCTATTAACCTCCATTCAAAATGAACCAATTTCTTCTAAGCTATCTTTTTAATGATTATACTACTTTTCCTTTTGTTTTGATACCCGTTTTTGTTTGTTTTTATTGGAAATATATTTGTTTACTTTGACTTTTGTTTATCCTTATACTTCTCTAAGAGGAAGATGGTAATTAGACAACGCTTTCAATTAACCATATTAGGGAAGTTCCCTAATGATTGTGGCTGAATTTTGTCAGCCCTTCGATTGATAGGTATTTATTCTTGTCACTCTATAACCTTCTCCCAATTTATCATTTTTTCTAAACAGACGGACAGTAGTACACCCATAATAAATCCGTTCCCGATTAATGGTTGGAGGTAAATCGGCAAGCTAGTAAATATCTTGCTGTCTAATGTCATAATACAAACTCCTACTAATACCGGTATAGCAAGCCTATATATTGTTTTAGATGTAAAGGTATAGCCATTTAAGCTTTTTATAGAAGTTCCGAATAATTGAATATAAGCAACAAACAAAACCGCATTCCCAACAGTAATTGGAAGTGTAGCCAGTAGAGAACCTAGAGCAGGAATAATTCCTAGAAGAACCATTAGTGCCCCCCCGATTAGAAAGGGTTTCTTTTTAAGCATTTTTGTACTCTCCAAAAAGCCAATTGATGAAGCATATGGTGAATAGGAAATAAGCCCGAATAGCGGAGCAAGGGCTGCGTATAATCCTGTTAATAAATAAGAGCTTCTGTACCTCTGTTCAGTTGGTAGTTCATGATCTTGATAGAGTTTCGCTGTTGCTTCAACAGAGGTTGTTGTATTACTTAAGTTAACCAAGCAGCCCAAAAAGGTAATCGCGATAATACCTATTTCTAGGTTCGGCTGACCAAGTGGAAATAATGTAAGTGAAACACCCCTACTTATATTCTGTACTTCTGTAGAAAATAATAATGAATATCCTAACCAGCCTACTATCATTCCTATTAAAATAGAAAAATTCCCGATCCCTTTATTTCCTACTATATTTAGCATACTCACAAAGATGACGATTCCTATTGAAAATAGTGTAATAGGTAAATCGAGTTTTCCATCTTCATTTATTTTTAACATCCCCATAAAAAATATCATGATAAGTTGAAAGGTAAGTAAAAATAAATAAACACTCATAACCATATGTGTAATGAGCTTATGTAAAATCCAATATAAACGAAAGACAGAAATGATGATAGTAAAAATACCTGCTACAATCATCCCTGTTGCAATTCCTCCACCAATTGTTTGCAAGCTCATTCCAAGTGATGATGCGGAAAAACTCAAATTAAGAACTAGTGCCCAAATGACTCCTGAAGGTCCCTCCATAATTGGAAAACGATGCCCGATTAATCCTTGGAGCATACAAGCAACACCAGTAAAAATAAAAGAGCTTCGTTGGATTGTCGCCACTTCATATGAAGGTAATTCAAATGCAACACCAATTGAGATTGGGACTACAACAACATTTGCAAAAATAAAAAACAACCACTGCAATGACCCAAACGTAGTTGTTAAGGACGTTTTAAGCATTTTTCTTCTTTTCCTCCTGAATCTTTTATCTCTTATAATATGAAAATGTCATTTCCCTTTAGATAGGAAATATTATGTTACACTCTGAAAACAACTATAAAAAGCTATATTCATTCCTATATAAATAATAATGTCTTCTTTTCTAATATTATCTTAAAAAAATCTTTTTCACAAAGCTATGAATAGATTATTAACTTTAACATTTGTTTAGGCTATCATACAGATCAGAAGATCAATTAACAAAATTGTCACATTTTTCCTGGATAATCCGCTAATTATCTGTTGACGCTTTATTAAAAATACCTTATGATTAACTCAAATAATTAAATCGTATCTCCTAAAGGGGAGTAGCTTTAACAACAAAGTCGTCATTACGGAGTTTTCCCACTCTCGGCTTTGTTGGCAACGTAATGTTGTTAGCAAGACCTTTACTTATCGGTAAAGGTCTTTATTTGTTTCTAAAACCTTTACCAATGATGGTAAAGGTTTTTTTATATCCCTTTTCCTACTCGGGGAACGACAAAAGGAGCTTTCAAAATGAAAAAAGTGTCATTCATGGAGTTAATGAAAAGAAACAAAGAAGAACTTCTCAAAGATAAAAATCAACTTGAAAAAATCGAAAAACGAATAGACCAAAAATATATTAAACAAAGTAAATAAAATGAGGAGGAATTTGAATGTTACTGAGAAAATATATGTCTCTATTAGGAGTAGGTTCAGCGATCATTGATCTTATTTTACCAAGGGAATCATATCGTAGAGGTGAACTAATTAACGGACATTTTTATATAAAAGGTGGAACAATTGAACAACAACTAAAAAGAATTGAATGTGATTTAGTCATGCTTGATCAATCAACTGAGCAGGAAAAGGTCATTGATACAGCAACCGTTTTGTCTTCTAAACTGATTAACTCTGAAGAAGACAATCAAGTTTCATTTACTTTTAAGTTACCTGAAACGATTCCAACTTCATCAGAAAGAATATCTTACCGCTTTAAAACGAGATTAACTTTTAATCAAGGTATCGAAAGTAAAGATCAGGATATCATTCAAGTAATCTAAGGAAATTGCAATTGAAACGAATAACCCTCCTAGATTTCATAATAGTATAGTGTCAACCATTCAAAGCTATTCGATCCGATCATAAAAGAGGTGATTCGTTTGTTTAAATATTTTAAAAGAATTAAATTTATCATTAAGTTTTGGAAGTTTATCCCCTTCTTAAAAGATTTTTTTATATCAAAAGAGGTTGAGGTACACAAAAAAGCAATTGGCGTGTTATTAATACTAACATATGCGTTTTTTCCATTTGATTTAATACCAGACTTTTTATCACTTATCGGGGTTGTCGATGATATCGTGATTGCTACATTTGTTTTAGAAAGAATGATTAAGATGGCTCCGGAGTCTCTTAAGGATAAATATGAGATACGGTAATTAAAATAAATGACATTGAACAAGGTGG encodes:
- a CDS encoding LutB/LldF family L-lactate oxidation iron-sulfur protein gives rise to the protein MAMKIGEDKFFERVDKGVQNTFMRNAVVSAQERMQGKRLAAVEELGNWEEWRKLGEEIRTHTLENIDYYLEQLSENVTKRGGHVFFASTKEEANEYISKVAKEKRAKKVVKSKSMVTEEINLNAALEKAGCEVIETDLGEYILQLDDHDPPSHIVVPALHKNKEQIRDTFKEKRGYDKSEIPEELALFAREQLRQEFLSADLGITGCNFAVAESGSISLVTNEGNAGLVTALPKTQITVMGMERIVPTWEELDILVSLLCRSSVGQKLTSYITGLTGPKDEGDVDGPEEFHLVIVDNGRSNILGTEFQSALNCIRCAACVNVCPVYRHIGGHSYGSIYAGPIGAVLTPLLGGYEDYKELPYASSLCAACTDACPVKIPLHELLIKHRRKIVEDEKKSPFAEKLAMKGYQLAASSPSLYKAGTKSASTVMAPFTQSNSIQKGPGPMKPWTDVRDFPAPNKERFRDWYKKREKGEE
- a CDS encoding sporulation protein, encoding MLLRKYMSLLGVGSAIIDLILPRESYRRGELINGHFYIKGGTIEQQLKRIECDLVMLDQSTEQEKVIDTATVLSSKLINSEEDNQVSFTFKLPETIPTSSERISYRFKTRLTFNQGIESKDQDIIQVI
- a CDS encoding (Fe-S)-binding protein: MKVSLFITCLADVFYSNVGKHTVELLEKLGCEVDFPEQQTCCGQPAYNSGYHKETKEVAKHMIRTFEDSDYVVGPSGSCVAMLREYGHLFENEPAWKEKAEKLASKSFELTQFIVEVLKVENVNASLPACATYHKSCHMTRLLGVKDAPGKLLDHVEGLEVKPLPNSQDCCGFGGTFSVKMVPISEQMVDEKVQHVEETGADILIGADCGCLMNIGGRINRKGKPIKVMHIAEVLNSEVK
- a CDS encoding FbpB family small basic protein; this encodes MKKVSFMELMKRNKEELLKDKNQLEKIEKRIDQKYIKQSK
- a CDS encoding LutC/YkgG family protein — its product is MGKGQVYNRESFLNTVVAKLGRERKTNVSKPVWTTTPQFEVLKDASQDELVDVLKKHCEVIHTQFIETNLEKLTQTIRNVFEQYEVGSIVTWKDERHREFGLDEGLLTQLPNEGTSVHIWDPALKEKNIQAAEKADVGITFSDITLAESGTVVLFSNENKGRSVSLLPKTYIAIVPKSTLVPRMTQATSIISKQVQAGEKISSCIDFITGPSNSADIELNLIVGVHGPIKATYILVNDK
- a CDS encoding uracil/xanthine transporter, whose translation is MLKTSLTTTFGSLQWLFFIFANVVVVPISIGVAFELPSYEVATIQRSSFIFTGVACMLQGLIGHRFPIMEGPSGVIWALVLNLSFSASSLGMSLQTIGGGIATGMIVAGIFTIIISVFRLYWILHKLITHMVMSVYLFLLTFQLIMIFFMGMLKINEDGKLDLPITLFSIGIVIFVSMLNIVGNKGIGNFSILIGMIVGWLGYSLLFSTEVQNISRGVSLTLFPLGQPNLEIGIIAITFLGCLVNLSNTTTSVEATAKLYQDHELPTEQRYRSSYLLTGLYAALAPLFGLISYSPYASSIGFLESTKMLKKKPFLIGGALMVLLGIIPALGSLLATLPITVGNAVLFVAYIQLFGTSIKSLNGYTFTSKTIYRLAIPVLVGVCIMTLDSKIFTSLPIYLQPLIGNGFIMGVLLSVCLEKMINWEKVIE
- a CDS encoding bifunctional aldolase/short-chain dehydrogenase, which codes for MVQSLWNKEQASVLPQGVEELVYRSNLIGSDRSVCNWGGGNTSMKTIEKDFRGRDVEVMWVKGSGSDLATMKTHNFTGLKMEDIRPLIEKDEMPDEEMVAYLAHCMIDSKHPRASIETLLHAFLPFKHVDHTHPDAIISVCCADNGRQIAEEIYGDRFVWVPYVRPGFTLSKMIAEGVKNNPNAELVLMEKHGLVVWGETAEESYEKTISIINEAEQYIQARVVEENVFGGQKYEALSEEDRKNVLAQVMPVIRGAVSDEKKMLLTYDDADDVLQFVNSNNAPELSQVGAACPDHLVHTKMTPLYIEWNPQTEDVASLVEKVKAGIESFKEEYKAYFERNKNEGDQISEAAPRVILIPGIGMVNTGKNVANANVSGALYHRAIAVMKGSTTLGSFVSLNENESFNVEYWPLELYKLSLAPAEAEFSRQVAFVTGGAGGIGSETCRQFVAEGAHVVIADLNLEGAEKVAAEINEQYGEGRAFAVKMDVTSEEAVQAAFEQTALTYGGVDVIVNNAGLATSSPFDETSLKEWNLNMNVLGTGYFLVAREAFKQMKSQGVGGNMVFIGSKNSVYAGKNAAAYSSVKAMETHLARCIAAEGGEFGIRVNSVLPDAVLQGSAIWGSNWREERAAAYGIHPDQLEEHYRKRTTLLVNIYPKDIAQSILFFASSKSDRTTGCMLTVDGGVPAAFTR
- a CDS encoding YkvA family protein, translating into MFKYFKRIKFIIKFWKFIPFLKDFFISKEVEVHKKAIGVLLILTYAFFPFDLIPDFLSLIGVVDDIVIATFVLERMIKMAPESLKDKYEIR